One Terriglobales bacterium genomic window, GGCCTGCGGATGGAGTTCGGCGCGCAGCTGGCCCGCGGCCTTCAACTCGGCGACGGTCTGATCGATGAAGCTCACCAGTTGCAGGTAGCCGGCGGTCATCAGGACGGCGTTGCCTTCGCGCCGGACGCGGCGTCCCTCCAGCAGCATCAGCTCTCTCATCTCGGGATCGTTGTCGAGCGCCTGGACGATCAGCTCCATGGTGGAGCGCAGGCGCGCCACCGGCTCGGGGACGCCTTGCAGGGCATGCAGTCGGCCGCTCATCGCCTGCCAGCCGCGCTCGAAGATGGCCTCCAGCAGACCTTCCTTGCTGCCGAAGTGCTTGGTGAGCTGCGACTCGCTGGTGCCGGCCAGCCGGGCGATGGCCACGGTGCTGGTGCTCTCGTATCCGCGGGTGGCAAACAGCCGCTTGGCCGCGGCCAGAATACGGTCGTGCGAGGAAACCGGCGCCGGGGAGTTGGACTGCTGCGCCATGGGTAGTAATGGTACTACGCGCACATCCACCACAAAGACACCGAGGAGCCAACCAGCGCAGGAAACGTTGCGCTATCAATCTCGGTGCCCCTGTGTTTCGGGAGTGGATCTCAGCTTCCGTTCGTGGTCATAAACTCGAAGGCGCGCGCCAGGTAGGCCTTCATGTCCTTGCGGTGGACGACGGCGTCGAGGATGCCGTGTTCCAGCAGGAACTCGCTGCGCTGGAAGCCTTCGGGAAGCTTCTGGCGGATGGTGTCTTCGATGACGCGCGGTCCGGCGAAACCGATCAGCGCGCCCGGCTCGGCGATGTTCAGGTCACCGAGGAGAGCATAGGAGGCGCTCACGCCGCCGGTGGTGGGGTCGGTGAGGACGGAAATGTACGGCACCCTGGCCTGGTCGAGGCGGGCGAGCGCGGCGGAGATTTTCGCCATCTGCATCAGGCTGACCACGCCCTCCATCATGCGCGCGCCGCCGGAGGCGGAGACAACGACAAGCGGATGTTTCAGCTCGCGGGCGCGCTCGACGGCGCGTGTGATCGCTTCGCCCACCACCGCGCCCATGCTGCCGCCGATGAACGAGTACTCCATGGCGCTGACCACTACGTCGCGGCCGTTCAGCTTGCCGCGCGCGTTGACGATGGCGTCTTTCAGCCCGGTTTCGGACTGCGCCTGGCGGAGGCGGTCGGCGTAGGCGCGCTTGTCGGCGAACTTGAGCGGGTCGGTGGAGGCCAGATTCTGGTCGTCCACCGTGTACTGGCCGTCGTCAAGCAGCAATTCCAGGCGGCGGCGCGCGCCAATACGGAAGTGGCGCTGGCAGCGCGGGCAGACGTTCAGGTTCTCATCCAGTTCTTTCTTCCAGATGATCTGGCGGCAGTCGTCGCACTTGACCCACAGGCCTTCGGTGCGGACGCGCTTTTCGCCGCCGGGTTCCAGCTCGCCGGGTTCGCGTTTGAACCAGCTCACGTTCGGTCGTTGGCCCTCGGTCGTTGGTCGTTGGCCAAGCGCTCGCGGCAACGGCCCCGCACGCGATCGTAGATGAAAATGGGCATGACGGTGGCGCTCAGGATGCTGCCCGCAAGCCGGACCCACTCAACCGTGCGCAATCAGTACTCGATTCCCCGCTGCGCCTGCACGCCCTTTTCGTAGGCGTGCTTGACCTGGCGCATTTCGGTAACTGTGTCAGCTACTTCGATGATTGTCGGATGCGCGTTGCGCCCGGTCAAGATGACGTGCACCATCTCGGGCTTGCGCTTGAGCGCTTCGACAACCTTGGCCGGATCGAGCATGCCGTAGCTGATGGCGTAGTTGATTTCATCGAGCACCACCAGGTCCCACTGGCCCGACAGGATGGCCTGTTCGGCTTCGCGCCAGGCGTCTTCCACCAGCTTGATGTCCTCGGGATCGGTTTCGGCGCCGCCCACCTTCACGAAACCGCGGCCCATCTGCTTCATGACGAACCTGTCGCCGAAGGCCTTCACCGCGTCGAGTTCGCCGTAGTGCCACGAACCTTTCAGAAATTGCAGCATGAGCACGCGCATGCCGTTGCCGACGGCGCGCAGCGCCGTGCCCATGGCGGCGGTAGTTTTGCCTTTGCCCGGGCCGGTGTTGACGATGATGAGACCGCGACGAATATCGCTCATTAGCGCCGCTCTAACAGGACCTCACGAACCGCAGTTCGAATGCGTTCAGCGCCTTTCAGCAGTTTGTTCAGCGCTCTCCTTCGACGAAGGTTCCTGCGTTGCCTCACGCCAATCCTCAAATCTCGAGTCCATCTCATAGCCTGCCGCTAATATGCCTTCGCGAACACCGCCCGCTTCACGGCTTCCTTCCCCGTGTACACGCACTTTCCTGTTCCGGCGGGCTGCTCGAGCGGGAGGCAGCGTATCGTCGCCTTCGTCTCTTCCTGGATTCTTTCCTCGTCCTCGCGCGAGCCGGCCCACCAGGCCCAGACGAAGCCTTTTTCCACGCGCTCCTTCAGTTCTTCGTAATCCGACGCCTCGAAGGTGTGCTCTTCGCGGAACTTGAGCGCGCGCTGGAACAAGCCGCTCTGCATCTGCGCGAGCAGCCCCATGACGTGCTCGGTGAGCCCCGCCTGCGGCACGAACGACTTCGGCGCTTTCGCCGGCTTTCCGCCTGCGGCCTGCGCAACCGGCTGCGAGTTGTTCAGCTGGATGCGCTGGGCGATCGCGACGCTTCCCTTCTCCACGTCTTTGGGGCCGACTTCGACGCGCAGCGGGATGCCTTTCAGCTCCCACTCGTTGAACTTGAAGCCGGGCGTGAGGTGGTCGCGCGTGTCCACGTGGAAGCGGATGCGTCCCTTCCAGTCAGCGGTGATCTTCTGCACCGCGTCGAGCACGGTGGCGCGCTCGGCGTCGGTCTTATAGATGGGCACCACGACAGCCTGGATGGGCGCCAGGCGCGGCGGCAGCACTAGGCCGTCATCATCGGAGTGCGCCATGATGAGCGCGCCGATCAGGCGCGTGGTCACGCCCCAACTGGTGGTCCAGGCGTGCTGCACCTGGTTGTTCTTGTCGGCGTACTTGATGTCGAACACCTTGGCGAAGTTCTGCCCGAGGTTGTGCGAGGTCCCCGCCTGCAGCGCGCGGCCATCCTGCATCATGGCCTCCATGCAGTAGGTCCGCAGCGCGCCGGGAAACTTTTCTTTCTCGGTTTTCAGCCCCTGGATGACCGGGACTGCCATTTCCTTTTCCACGAAGTCGGCATAGACCTCGCGGAGAATCAGCAGGGTCTCGCGCTCGGCATCGGTTTCGTCAACGTGGACGGTGTGGCCTTCCTGCCAGAGGAACTCGGTAGTCCGAAGGAACGGGCGCGTGCGCAGCTCCCAGCGCATGACGTTGGCCCACTGGTTGATGAGCAGCGGCAGGTCGCGCCAGGAGCGCACCCACTTGGCGTAGAAGTAGCCGATGATGGTCTCCGACGTCGGCCGGATTACGTACGGCTCGGCCAGCTCTTCGCCGCCGGCGCGCGTCACCTCGGCGACCTGGGGCGCGAAGCCTTCCACGTGCTCGGCTTCCTTCATCAGGAAAGACTTTGGAATGAGCAGCGGGAAGTAAGCGTTTACGTGCCCGGTCGCCTTGATGCGGTCGTCGAGTCCGCGCTGGATGGCTTCCCATAGCGCGTAGCCAGTCGGCTTGAAGACGATGCAGCCGCGGACGACCTCGGCGTAGTCGGCCAGGTCGGCACCGCGAACGATATCGAGATACCACTGCGCGTAATCCTGCGCGCGGGGAGTGATGCCCTCTTTTGCCATGATTCGCTTTTAGCTCTTGGCTTTTGGCTACAGCTTCGCCTCTGG contains:
- the proS gene encoding proline--tRNA ligase; this encodes MAKEGITPRAQDYAQWYLDIVRGADLADYAEVVRGCIVFKPTGYALWEAIQRGLDDRIKATGHVNAYFPLLIPKSFLMKEAEHVEGFAPQVAEVTRAGGEELAEPYVIRPTSETIIGYFYAKWVRSWRDLPLLINQWANVMRWELRTRPFLRTTEFLWQEGHTVHVDETDAERETLLILREVYADFVEKEMAVPVIQGLKTEKEKFPGALRTYCMEAMMQDGRALQAGTSHNLGQNFAKVFDIKYADKNNQVQHAWTTSWGVTTRLIGALIMAHSDDDGLVLPPRLAPIQAVVVPIYKTDAERATVLDAVQKITADWKGRIRFHVDTRDHLTPGFKFNEWELKGIPLRVEVGPKDVEKGSVAIAQRIQLNNSQPVAQAAGGKPAKAPKSFVPQAGLTEHVMGLLAQMQSGLFQRALKFREEHTFEASDYEELKERVEKGFVWAWWAGSREDEERIQEETKATIRCLPLEQPAGTGKCVYTGKEAVKRAVFAKAY
- the cobO gene encoding cob(I)yrinic acid a,c-diamide adenosyltransferase; this translates as MSDIRRGLIIVNTGPGKGKTTAAMGTALRAVGNGMRVLMLQFLKGSWHYGELDAVKAFGDRFVMKQMGRGFVKVGGAETDPEDIKLVEDAWREAEQAILSGQWDLVVLDEINYAISYGMLDPAKVVEALKRKPEMVHVILTGRNAHPTIIEVADTVTEMRQVKHAYEKGVQAQRGIEY
- a CDS encoding TetR/AcrR family transcriptional regulator; translation: MAQQSNSPAPVSSHDRILAAAKRLFATRGYESTSTVAIARLAGTSESQLTKHFGSKEGLLEAIFERGWQAMSGRLHALQGVPEPVARLRSTMELIVQALDNDPEMRELMLLEGRRVRREGNAVLMTAGYLQLVSFIDQTVAELKAAGQLRAELHPQAIRSALIGMFEGLMRDHLLAERAGYPASFTRREFTAIFDAAISAFVVAQRGESST
- the accD gene encoding acetyl-CoA carboxylase, carboxyltransferase subunit beta, with protein sequence MSWFKREPGELEPGGEKRVRTEGLWVKCDDCRQIIWKKELDENLNVCPRCQRHFRIGARRRLELLLDDGQYTVDDQNLASTDPLKFADKRAYADRLRQAQSETGLKDAIVNARGKLNGRDVVVSAMEYSFIGGSMGAVVGEAITRAVERARELKHPLVVVSASGGARMMEGVVSLMQMAKISAALARLDQARVPYISVLTDPTTGGVSASYALLGDLNIAEPGALIGFAGPRVIEDTIRQKLPEGFQRSEFLLEHGILDAVVHRKDMKAYLARAFEFMTTNGS